In Candidatus Manganitrophus morganii, the genomic window GTATTCGCGTGGCGTCTCCACCAGGTCGGGCTCTCCACATTCGAGCACCCCGACCAGATGGTGATCATCCTCACCGCTTCCATGATCATTGCGCTTCTTCTTTACGGATTGCTTCTGGAATTCTTCTTCAATCAGCGAGATAAAAATCGGTTTATTTTGGGAACAAAGAGAATCGTTCTTCCCATCACCCTCTCCCTGCCGGAGAAAGACCGCTTCGAACACATACGGGTCCAGGGCCGCGCCGGCACCGGGAAGACGGATGGATTCATGTTCCCCCAGCTGATTGAAGATGCTTCAGGAGAGTGCTCCGCCGTGGTCCTCGACGTCAAATCGCCCGAAGCCTTTAAGACCATCGGAGGCGCCTGGAGCGCCAAGGGTAAAAAGGTCATTCTCTTCGATCCGTATCATCCGGACTGTCCCGGGTTTGAGCCGCTGGCAGATGCGACCGATCAGGCGTTGGCCCAGATCGAGGAGGCGGTGTATGGAAAGCGGAACACCGATGCGAATGACACCTCGATCTGGTTCGACCTTCAGGAGCGGCGGCTCTTCCGCCTGATGTGTCAGTTGGTCAGGGGCTATCGGGACCCGAAACAGTGCAGCCTTCCGATGGTATATCAGCTGGCGCTGCGGGGGGTTCCGGCGCTGGAAGCGGCGGTCACCTATTGTCGTGATTCGACTCTTCAATCCGAATTTACGAACGCATTCCAGAATAAGCAGCGATTAACGGACATTCTCAGCGGAATTCTCAACAAGCTCGATTTATTTTCGGATCAGAGTATCAGCGCCGCGTTTTCTCGCTCCGATCTGGATCTGGGCCTTCTTTTCCGGGAGCCGACCCTTCTGATCATCGCCAGCCCGCACAGCAATCCGAAGGCGCGACTGGCGGCCTCGATCCTGCTTCGCGCCCTGATGCTGAAAGTCTATGAGCGGCCGGTGCGAACGAAAGAGGATGGACTGCCGCTCTTTGTTTATCTGGATGAATTCTATGCGCTGCATCTGCCGGATTTGGCCGATTTTGCGAACACGGCGAGATCGGCCCGCGTCGGCATCATCACCTACCTGCAGGCGGAGGGGCAGATGACCCGCTACAAGCCGCACGAAGTCGTCTCGATCGCAGTGAATACGAAAACAGAGATCTGCTTGCAGGGGTGCGATCAAACCACGTGCGAGCGCATCTCGGAGCTTTCCGGGAAATGTCTGATTCCGGATAAGCGGGTGTCCCGATCGTTCAGGGGAGGGAGGGTTACCACCACGGCGTATCTGGAAAGGCAGGTGTTGACGGTCGATGAGATTTATAATATGCCCCTCGGTGCTGCGCTTCTTCACATCGGAGGGTTACGCCCGATTTGGGTCAAACTCGTATCCTCCTATAGGGATTGGGTATTCAAGCGTAGAAGAGGACTGCCGGTGGAGGCGTATCGGCCCAATACGGAATCCCTCACGCCTCCTTCTTATAAAGATCTCGATTTACCCGGGCCCGATATTTTCCCCTCCTCCAATCCGTCACCCATTCCGCCTGGCGCTCCGGGTGGAGGGGAGATTGTCGGATGGTAAGTTAAACGAAGGAGGTCCACCATGAAAGAAGGGGGTGTCAATGCGTTTGAGGAGGTGAAAAGAAGAGTCGATATTGTCGGCCTGGTCGAGAAATGGACGTCGCAGGCCGCACGAAGATCAGGAAAGAATTACTCCCTTCCTCAATGTCCTTTCTGCCGGGGTCATGGCTGCTTTTCCATCACCCCTGACAAACAGCTCTTCAATTGTTTCCAATGCCCCGGGAAAACCGGTGGAGACATCTTCGATTTCCTCTGCAAACTCAGAGGCTGCGATAAGCGCGCCGCCCTGGAAGAAATGGCACGGGAAGCGGGATATCCGCTCCCTCTTTTACGATCATCCAAGCGGGATATTCGCGAAGAGATCATGGCGCAGGCGAAACAGGATTGGAATCTTCCGGAGGCGGAGGAGGCATGGGAGTACCTGACGCATGAGAGACATCTTTCTTCAGAAGTATTGAAGGCGCACGATGTCGGTTTTATCGGTAATCGTTCCAGACTCACCGGGATTCTGAAGAAAAAGGGGTTCAGTTATGAGGAAATTAAAAATTCAGGGATCCTCACGAAAGGGTATGGAACATTCTACGAGATTCTCTTCGGCTGGCGCGCTTTCAACGGAACTCTGGCCGCTTTCGTCGCCGGGGCCACGAGAGCCCGCCTGAAGAGTTTAAAGCCGGAAGAGGAGGACGATTATCCGAAGTATAAAAACAGCATCAACTTTCATGTCGATTCTCCTTACAACCTTTATTATGCCAAAAGGTGGGTCCCCGAAGATGGGTCTCTGGTCATAGTGGAGGGAATCCTCGATTGCCTTCAGATGTTATCGCAGGGGCTTCAAAACACAGCCGCCCTCGGGGGCACGACGTTAAAAGAAGGATTCGGACAGGCGCTGGAGGCGACACGGTTTCAGCGGCTCATCGTTTTATTGGACAGTGACCCATCGGGGAAGAAAGCGGTCTCGCCGCTCATTCGATATCTCATCCAGAAACATCCGAGGTTCGCGTTATACGTTACCGAGATTACGGCGCCCGATCCGAATGACGGGACCCGGACGATCAAAGACCCTGATGAGCTGATCGTCAAGCTTGGAGCCGAGGTGATCAAAAAAGTGATCCGGCATCCGGTGAAGGCGGGGCCGTGGCTGGTCCTAGCGATGAGGGACCAGTACGATCTGAAGAACACCCTCGATCGTGATCGGGGATTCCAGGAGGTCGCCTCTTTATGGCCCTATTTCTCGGATGAAGTCGAACGAAAGGAGATACTCCGCTACTTAGCGGATGCTTCCCAGCTTCCGCAGGAAGATATTCGAAAAACCATTGAGAAGGTTTCCAAGGGGCGATATGCGGACGAGACGGATGGAAGACGCGAATTCCTTTCCGAGAACCGGCCTCAGGAGAGAGCCGAACAAACCGACTCGGCCGAATCCAAAATGGCGGAAATTCAAAAACGATCCAAAGAGATCAAAGAGAAGAATCAACTCCTCACGAAAAGGAATCAGATTCTCTCTCAGGCATATATCTCGTTCGTCTCGCATGCCAAAGAGCTGTCGAAAGCCGGTCTCCTCTGGCACGTCAATCGCTTAACGGAGGGGCATTTGAAACTTCTAAAGGAGCTTCGGCGAGATCCGATGAAAGCCAAAGAAATGATCGGACAGATAAAAGATATTTTCGAGGCGTCACGGCTCAATAATCTCGAGCGCATCAACATGGAGATCGAGAGGTTATGCAGAGAGAACGAGATTGAGGTGGGGGGGGGAACCAATGCCGAAGCAAAAGGGAGTTGTTCTGACTAATCGCGATATCGACGTTCTCAAATATCTCGCGAGCGGGCCGGCCTTCGCCGATGATATGCACGCTCGATTTTTTGTCGGAAATGGACGCCTGGTCCGTCGGCAGGTTTTTGAGAGACGGATGTCCAGACTAATGAGCGCATCTTGTATCACACGGTTGCAGCCGCCGAAAATCCGCGTGCGAGTTCCGATCATTCATAAACCGGTGTACGCCATCGCGGAAGGAGGAATCGAAATATTGGTTTCACAATCCGTCATGCCGATCGACCGAATTCGGCGTGTTCGGCTGAAAGGACAATTCCTTTTTCACGAAATTACCGTAACCCGGTTTATTAGAAGAATCTATGAAGGGGAGCCCAGAAGGTATCAGGTGATCAGATTGTATGATCACGGAATGCTGGCAAAACAGGTCCAGAAAGTTAGGGTAAAACGGATCCCGGATTTAAGATTTACAGTTCGCCTGCCCCATGGTTCATATTACAGCTATCTCGTCGAGATCGACGCCGGAACCACCCACACGCCGGAATTTCTCCAGAAGCTGGTCGCGTTCATGCAACTCAACCGCATTCTCGCTCCGGTAAATTCAAAAGATCCGGTGGGGATTCTGATCGTCTGTCACACGGCCGATCGGATGGCGGCGCTTCAGCGCGCCGTCATGGAGAGCCATGTTACGGTCAAATTCTCGAACAAGTTTCTCTTCAACACGATTCAGAATGTTGATAATAGCCTTGGTTTACTGAACTCCTGGTTTAAGGCGAATGGCGAAAAAATAGATTTCATCTTCAAGCATTGATTGGTTTCGAATAATGAAGAATTCAAAAGATTCTAATCATTCAGGGAGCCTTCCAATACCCAGCAGATTTGAAGGGGTATCATTCTGGCGTACACCTACGAACCCTCAAATTTCATTGTCCTGATGATTGACTATTACGGAAGGAAACCTTTGTTGATTTTTGAAAGGTCTTGGCATAACTTTCTGGGATCGAAAGAAATATTTTTGCGTGGGGGAAAGACGACCAGGGTGGTACAGGCAGTTAGTGAATGACAAGAAAGTAGACGTGACCCTATTTTTTGCGTCGGAACCCTGCGATCTCAAAAATTTGTCGTGCACCCGACCTGGTAACAACCATTGTTCCTCGACAATCCTCCCAATGCAATTAATTTTAAATACATCCTACGCCATTTATAAGAAAGACGATCTGAAATTATGTTCAATTCAACAAGTATCCTTCATGGAAACAGAGCAATTAGGGTATCAGAAGATATAATCCCAATCGTCACCTCTCCCTTATACTCCACAAACTGTGGAGATTTGTAAAACTCATCGGCTTGTTTAAGGAAATCACTTCCCATTTTATGAATGGAAGGATATCCACTCGTTTTATTTTTTCCAAGTTCAGTAAAGTAACCTTCGAGGTTTTCTCTGGTTGTCCTATGGTCTGAGTTCCGTATCGCTTCGATTACTTGTTTGAGTGCTTTTGAATCCCTTTCTTCAGGCAAGAAAACTGCTGGCAGACAACCCGCGGCCATCATGCTAGCTTTATACCGATAAAAAATCGGAAGTAGGTCATTAGCCGAAACTTTTATTGCCAATAGATGGCAAGCGGAGTAATTTGGCGGGTCAGCCATGATTGCCCCTTTGAGTTCTTCTAATTGATTTTTTGCTGCTAGCAATTGTGCCATGTAAAAAGTACCCATTAAAAGATAGACAGCCAGTTTAATGCCCAAATATGAAACGGCGGCAAAAGCCAATGTTTCGGTTCTTCCATTATATAAAAATTGCAGGTTAACAGACTGCATACCGAGATGGAGCAAATACAGCCACCACATAACACCTAAGCAATAAAAAGAGACAAAAGCGAGGAACTCGATCAAGAAAGACGAGCTAGAAGGAGGTAACTGCCTATTACTAATCGACAACCAAAAGGTGTCGAATATATTAGGGGCCAGCATTTCTATTAACGAAAAAGGGAGATATACGACACTCGCATAGCAGACAACTGGGGCAACTCTCTTTATTTCATGTGGAAAATCTGAACGTGAGACAAAAAAGAGAAGCAAAGTCGATATTACGAGCCCACCTAGCAAATACGGAATAACTGAAAAAGGAAATTTTGGAATCCAGGGCAACTGATGTAAAAATTCGGGTAAAGGAAATTCTGGAATAGAATAACCAAATATCTCTTCAACTGTTAAGACAATCACGATATTTGTAATGAGGAAAGTATATGGAGAGATTGCCTTATAAGGTTTCTTGTCCGATGAAAGGAGATATGAAAGTTGAGCCCGAGGATTCCTTAGTAACGTCCAAAGTGTAATAAAGTAGGAGGTCAGGGAATCCAAGACATTTTCAATTTGTTGATGCCACCCCTCTCTATTTTTAGATTCTGATGGCATTATCTCTACTCAAAATAAAGTTCGATTATTATTATAACAATTAATGAACTGCCAATCGAACCCGTTATTATATGAAATAAACATGCGGCGATCGTTTACATTTCCCTTCAGCCAATCATCAAATTGAATCATGGCCTCTTCAGATTGGCGAACGCTTCTTGGGGTCGCGTCTTGAATCTTGATGATCTGGGCCATCGCATATCAAGATGTTCGCAACAGCATTGTTTCTTTTTATGTGCAATCTACTCCACTCATCAATTTTCTTCAACCGCTGACTTCAGGAAGAAAGTTTCTCTTGCAATGTCTGACAAATCAAGTATCGACTTTGAAAAGCTAACCGAGCATAAAATGTTAATCTGGTGAAATCATTTTTCTAAAGGTTGAAACCAGAGAATCAGACCAATAAATAAATGTTTTTCTTCTTTTCTCAATTCCATCCCGATTTCCTGATGCGATAGCTGATGCAATAATCCTGATGCAATTTTCGTGATGCCATCTGTGTTGCAAAGCTGATGCAGCCGCATATTTTATGTCCTTAATTTATCTTTAAAACTCAGCGGGACTATCCCTCAATTCTATTGCTATGCGGGTTGCTGTTAACTGGAATCTCACTTTTTAGCCTCGATTACTGGTTCTTTCACATATAATTTGGGCGTAAATCTCATATTTTTCTTGACACTGAAATTGGAAAATGGTATTTTTCATTTTGTTAATATTAATTACAAGGCCCATTTATTGGGTGCCGGGGACGAAAGTCCAAAATATCAACACCTTTGACCTTTCTGCCAATTTTAAAAATAGAACTAAGGCGGAAAGGTCTTTCTATGCCTACTCTTTGAATGCCCTCCTCTCTTCTCTTATCATCATAATATTTCAGTTTTTTCCATTCATATATTCCTTTTGAAATATCTTCGAGTGATCCAGTTTTCAATTTGTTCTTCATAGAGCGGCGTATTACCTATAAATGCGCCTGAGCTCATGGACCCCTTTTTCGCTGATGCATTCCGTCTACCTTATCTGATATCCGTTTCTTCTATTCATTCGGAGGGCGGTTTTAAATTTGAGATCTCAAGTACGCATGCAATCATGCCGACGAAATGACACATTCCGATCGCTGGCATTGTCGATAAACTCTTCTCGGTTTAATAATCGTTGACCATGAGAGCACGCTTTTCCTTCTAATCGAAGGTTGTCGCCGGTTTCGATGTTTAAAATTCGGAGCGGCATCCTGTTACAGAACGGGTCCACGCTTCGTAAAACGGACCACATCTTCTTCGATGTTTTTCTTCACGGAACTTCGTTCTCTGTCGTCTTTTCGGTTCTCGTTTGGTTTACTTAATTTGGATCTGAGCCAGCATTCTAAAACTGGGAGTAGGTTAGTAGCAGGATCTTCAGGGACAAACTGAGCATGCAATAAGGGAGAGGACCTAATTCCTAATCAACGGTCGGAGATCCGAGGCGATGTCCTTACGCCGTTCGGAATCGTTGGTCATGCGAAGATGAACCAAATAGAAAAGATTGACGGAGATATGAGCGGTTGATATCGTCTGTAAAGCGCATCGAAGATCGGCGAATTGTATTGAGGGTAAAAGAGTGAACTTTCTAAATAACCTTGATCCGGATATCCGCGATGCCCTCATCGTCCAGCTGAGGAACCTCTGGACCCACACAACGACTGCGCTGGAGGGAAATTCTCTCACGCTGGAAGAGACGGCTTTCGTCATCCGCGAAGGGCTTGCGATCAAAGGAAAGCCGGTGAAGGATCACCAGGAAGTCATCGGCCATGCAAAAGCGATCGACCTTCTCTATGACTTGCTTCGGCGTAACACATCCCTTACCGAAAAGGATTTGTTCTTGCTCCATAAGGCGGTTCAGACGAATGTCGTCGTGGATATCTTCAAACCGGTCGGCGCGTGGAAGAAGGAGCCGAACGGAACCAATGCGGTGATCAACAATCAGCAGGTAGTCATTAACTTCGCTTCACCTGAAGATGTACCCTACCTGATGAAAGAATGGATCGGCTCGCTGAATAGCCGGATGGCTGAAAATCTCTCAGAGATGGCCGCTCTTTCCGCTTATGTCGATCTTCATGTTTCCTTAGTTCGAATTCACCCCTTCTTCGATGGGAACGGCAGAATGGCGAGACTTCTGGCCAATGTGCCGGTCTTAAAATCAGGCTATCCTCCGATCATCATCCCCAATGAAAGCCGGTTGGAATATATCCGGTTTCTTTCCGAATATGATTTTGAGGTCGGAACGGTGAAGAAAGGGAAGCCGCTCCTTCCGGAGCCCGATAAATTGGTGGAATTTAAATCCTTTTGCGCAAATGCTTGGGGAACTACGAAGCTACTGTTTGAGCGGGCTCATCAAGAACAGCGAAAAAGAGGAAAATCAAAATAGAGAGTGACGGCCCAGGAGTTCTTTCCCTTTGGCCTTTTTTTTTCAGGATTCGGCGAGGGGAGCGCCGCCGGCGATATCATTTCGCCATAATAGAATCCATATCTAAATAGCCCGAAGCCCGGGTGAATCGTCAAAGCCCTTCGGAGAATTCTTTCTCCCGAGGGCTTTTTTGTTTTCAGAAAGGAGGTGATTTCGATGAACTGTCCGAGGTGTCAGGGGCTGATCGGCAATGAGTTTGTCGCCACCCACGAAGGAAAATGTTTCTCCGTCTACTGCATCATCTGTGGTTGGAGGCCGACGCGCGCTCCCTACCGGGCCACACCTTCAACCAAGAAGCGGGCTTAAAAGAAGCCGTTTCTTCCATCCGTCACCGAACCATCCGTAAGCCGACAATCAAAAAGAGAGGAGAAGATCATGAAGAGAATCACGGGCGGAGCCACGCGAGAAGAGGTCCTGTTCAGGGAAATGAAGAAAGCGCTTCCCTACATGGAGCGCGGAATCGATTGGAGCGATCTGAAGGATCACCGGCGGGAAATTCGAATCGACCGGGCCATGGGAAGGTAAGACTTAACGACCAACCAACGACAAGGAGGAGGAATGAAGACCTATCAGAACATATTCCACGGCACGATCGCCTCGCTGCTGGTCATCAGTGGGATCGCTCTCGTTTCTACCCTGGCGATGTGTATCGGGGTGGGCGCGGGGATGATCCTGGGATATCCATCCGGTGTTTGGGCGAATCTGGGAGTCTCGGTGTTCGTGTTGGGGATCGCAGGCGCTCTCTTCGCGGGAATCTACCAGCTCGCCCAGAAGCTCTTTATCACCGCGATCGACTCTCCGGCGGATCATAAAGAAAGGGCGGTCGGAAAGGTCATCCAAATAAAAAGGGATCAACCAGCTCTAACTGATTGATCCCTTCGAAGGTCCCTTATCGGGAGACGCTTCTATCTAACTGAGATCAGTCTATCGATTTGGGGCCTTCCTGTCAATTAAAAAAATCAACTCACCAAAACGACAAGGAGGAATACCCATGAAGAAGAATCACGCTCGAGGAGGAAAATTTTTATCGACCTGGCAAGGAGAGGCCCCAAAAGGAAGAGACAGCTCACCATTGTGTTATCAGAGAGGTCAGAGAGAGGAAGACCGGCGTCTTCGGTATTCCTTGGATTCCGACGGCGCTCGGATCTGGAGTTTCTGAGGAGTTTTTGTCCGAAACATTTTTACCCCCC contains:
- a CDS encoding type IV secretory system conjugative DNA transfer family protein; the encoded protein is MNSLDSIRNIQSFTDQYFYLLIGFLVLLVLVIGTRRKPGAKGSGRLATAWEALSHLGNWARFPLCVYAVVLIYAGLLAIVFAWRLHQVGLSTFEHPDQMVIILTASMIIALLLYGLLLEFFFNQRDKNRFILGTKRIVLPITLSLPEKDRFEHIRVQGRAGTGKTDGFMFPQLIEDASGECSAVVLDVKSPEAFKTIGGAWSAKGKKVILFDPYHPDCPGFEPLADATDQALAQIEEAVYGKRNTDANDTSIWFDLQERRLFRLMCQLVRGYRDPKQCSLPMVYQLALRGVPALEAAVTYCRDSTLQSEFTNAFQNKQRLTDILSGILNKLDLFSDQSISAAFSRSDLDLGLLFREPTLLIIASPHSNPKARLAASILLRALMLKVYERPVRTKEDGLPLFVYLDEFYALHLPDLADFANTARSARVGIITYLQAEGQMTRYKPHEVVSIAVNTKTEICLQGCDQTTCERISELSGKCLIPDKRVSRSFRGGRVTTTAYLERQVLTVDEIYNMPLGAALLHIGGLRPIWVKLVSSYRDWVFKRRRGLPVEAYRPNTESLTPPSYKDLDLPGPDIFPSSNPSPIPPGAPGGGEIVGW
- a CDS encoding CHC2 zinc finger domain-containing protein codes for the protein MKEGGVNAFEEVKRRVDIVGLVEKWTSQAARRSGKNYSLPQCPFCRGHGCFSITPDKQLFNCFQCPGKTGGDIFDFLCKLRGCDKRAALEEMAREAGYPLPLLRSSKRDIREEIMAQAKQDWNLPEAEEAWEYLTHERHLSSEVLKAHDVGFIGNRSRLTGILKKKGFSYEEIKNSGILTKGYGTFYEILFGWRAFNGTLAAFVAGATRARLKSLKPEEEDDYPKYKNSINFHVDSPYNLYYAKRWVPEDGSLVIVEGILDCLQMLSQGLQNTAALGGTTLKEGFGQALEATRFQRLIVLLDSDPSGKKAVSPLIRYLIQKHPRFALYVTEITAPDPNDGTRTIKDPDELIVKLGAEVIKKVIRHPVKAGPWLVLAMRDQYDLKNTLDRDRGFQEVASLWPYFSDEVERKEILRYLADASQLPQEDIRKTIEKVSKGRYADETDGRREFLSENRPQERAEQTDSAESKMAEIQKRSKEIKEKNQLLTKRNQILSQAYISFVSHAKELSKAGLLWHVNRLTEGHLKLLKELRRDPMKAKEMIGQIKDIFEASRLNNLERINMEIERLCRENEIEVGGGTNAEAKGSCSD
- a CDS encoding Fic family protein, whose protein sequence is MNFLNNLDPDIRDALIVQLRNLWTHTTTALEGNSLTLEETAFVIREGLAIKGKPVKDHQEVIGHAKAIDLLYDLLRRNTSLTEKDLFLLHKAVQTNVVVDIFKPVGAWKKEPNGTNAVINNQQVVINFASPEDVPYLMKEWIGSLNSRMAENLSEMAALSAYVDLHVSLVRIHPFFDGNGRMARLLANVPVLKSGYPPIIIPNESRLEYIRFLSEYDFEVGTVKKGKPLLPEPDKLVEFKSFCANAWGTTKLLFERAHQEQRKRGKSK